A stretch of DNA from Equus caballus isolate H_3958 breed thoroughbred chromosome 13, TB-T2T, whole genome shotgun sequence:
gtaaggaagaaggaaaaaaagtgctGGGAAAGGGAGCATGGAGGGGACCAGGGAAGGAAGGGTGTCTGTCCCCAGATGCCCTGCTTTCATTCTTCAGAAAGATAAAACATAGTGAAGAGTAAATGGGGGCGGGAAAATCTCTGAAAGCCCAGGCCCGGCTCGAGGGAAGACGCCAGGTTACTACCCTCCCACTCCTCCCGCTGGCACTTCTGGCTggaagaggaggtggaacagACCTGAGCACCCTCCAACCAATCAGAAAGGTGCCTGGCGTTCCCTGCCGACAATTAGTACCCAGCAGTTGGTGTTGTGGGAGGAGGCGGGACGGTGAGAGCACGAGCTCCACCGGCCAATTGCTGAGCTCCCTGGGAGGTAGGGGCGGTGCCTCTAGAAACCGGAGGCGGGGCTGTTTCCTTGGCAACGATCCTAGCCCTCCCGGCGTGGGGAAGGGTGATTAGGAGGAGCCAAGGGGAGGGGGCCAGGAGGAGTGCGGTGGGCGCGCCGGTGTTGGGGAGTGGAGTTACCGGAGGGGGTTCCCAGACTCCGGAGCCTGATGAGCCCAAGGTGGGGGTCTGTCCAGGTTCCCGAGGCCCGGCTGGAGCTGACCCCgaggctggggaggggcggggagctAGATACCGCCCCCGCTGGCGGCGGAAAGCGTCGCTCCTTCTCGCTGACCTTGGTCTCGCTTGTCGCCTCGCCCTTGGCCGCAGGCACTGACGGACGCTGGGCCCAGGAGACGGACAGATAGGCCCCCAGACGGACGGAAACCTAGGACCTAGGCGCACAAActgccccagcctctcctgccGGCTCCAGGGCGCCCCGTAACCCCCCACCTCAGCGCCGGGGCCATCCAGCCCAGGGTTAATGCCAACGAGTTTCCACCTCCAGCCTCTCCTAGAGAGGCCGCGGCGCTAGCCAGCGGGGGAAACTGGCCGCGGACGGACACTTCCTGTGCGAGGGGAGGGGGGTCGAACCGCCGTAGCCCAGACCGGGGCTGGGGGGCCGGACGGCGGGGTCTCGGGCGGGGAGCCGTACCTGGGGGCGGCTGGGTGAGTCGTGAAGCCCCTCACCTCCGAGGCCACGACGCGTGGGGGTTGTGAGGGCCCCAGGGCAAGCCGAGACCTTGTGGGTGGGGGCGGGACCGCGGGTAGGGGAGGGGCCCGGCGGGCCGGAGAGGCCCAGGGTCAAGACGTCAGGCCTTGGGGGCCGGGGCTGGACAGCcgggtctcctgggcggcgctgagCGGACGGGCGGCGAGGCCCGGGTCTCAGGGCACTCAGGCCGGGTCGCAGGATCGTCTGCCATCGCCGCTGCCGCCGCACTGGGAGCCAGCGGGGATGGAAAGGGAGGCGTCGCCGTGGGGCCTCGAGCCCCAGGATGTGCAAAGTCCTGACGAAATGGGGAGCCCCCAAGGGTCCCTCCAAGGTGAGGGAGGGAGCGCCCTCCGAGGAGCGTGCCTGGGAGCGGGAGAGTGGGTTGTGGTCCGTGGGAGGGGAAGAGAGCCGGGGGCTTGGACACCTGGGACTTggaggaggcgggggcgggggtttGCTGTGGGGGAGGTGGGAATTTCAGCACCTGCCCAAGGGCCAGCGACCCtgcggaggaggagagaggtttGTGACAACTAATGGTGGGACCCAGTGACCTTCTAGACCCTACACAATCTGGGTTTTCTGTAATTCTCTAATCCTGCAGGCAACATGAGTgagaatgaggaagaaggaatttcTCAGCAAGAAGACACTGGGGACTATGAGGTCGAAGAAATACCTTTTGGGCTTGAACCCCAGAGCCCTGGGTTTGAGCCACAAAACCCAGAGTTTGAATCCCAAAGCCCCAGGTTTGAGCCTGAAAGCCCAGGTTTTGAGTCCCACAGCGCTGGGTTTGTGCCCCCAAGCCCTGAATTTGCACCCAGAAGCTCTGAATCAGATTCTCAGAGCCCTGAGTTTGAACCCCAGAGCCCTAGGTATGAGCCCCAAAGCCCTGGGTATGAACCCAAGAGCCCTGGGTATGAATCTCAAAGCTCCAGGTATGAATCCAAGAGCCCAGGGTATGAACCCCAAAACCCTGTATTTGAACCCCAGAATCCTGAGTTCAAAACCCAGAGCCCTGAATTTGAAGCTCAAAGTTCCAGATTCCAGGAAGGTGCAGAGATGATTCTGAATCCAGAGGAAAAGAATCCCTTGAGCATCCCCTTGGGAGTCCACCCCTTGGACTCCTTCACCCAGGGGTTTGGGGAGCAGCCCACAGGGGGTCTGCCCCTAGGGCCACCTTTTGAGATGCCCACAGGGGCCCTACTGGCTTCCCCCGATTTTGCGATGCTCCAGAATCCTCTGGGCCTGACAGGGACCCTTCGGGGTCCAGGCCGACGGGGTGGTAGGgccaggggtgggcagggccctCGACCTAACATCTGTGGCATCTGCGGGAAGAGCTTTGGGCGAGGCTCCACCCTGATCCAGCACCAGCGCATCCATACGGGTGAGAAGCCCTATAAATGTGAGGTCTGTAGCAAGGCCTTCTCCCAGAGCTCTGACCTCATCAAACACCAGCGCACCCACACGGGTGAGCGGCCCTACAAGTGTCCCCGTTGCGGCAAGGCCTTCGCTGACAGCTCTTACCTGCTTCGCCACCAGCGCACCCACTCTGGTCAGAAGCCCTATAAGTGCCCGCACTGTGGCAAGGCCTTCGGTGACAGCTCCTACCTCCTGCGGCACCAGCGCACCCACAGCCATGAGCGGCCCTACAGCTGCCCTGAGTGCGGCAAGTGCTACAGCCAGAACTCATCCCTGCGTAGTCACCAGAGGGTGCACACCGGGCAAAGGCCCTTCAGCTGTGGCATCTGTGGAAAGAGCTTCTCCCAGCGTTCGGCACTTATCCCCCATGCCCGCAGCCATGCCCGCGAGAAGCCCTTCAAGTGCCCTGAGTGTGGCAAGCGCTTTGGCCAGAGCTCTGTGCTGGCCATCCATGCCCGCACCCATCTGCCAGGCCGCACCTACAGCTGCCCTGACTGCGGCAAGACCTTCAACCGTTCTTCTACACTGATTCAGCACCAGCGTTCCCACACCGGTGAGCGGCCCTACAGATGTGCTGTGTGTGGCAAGGGCTTCTGCCGCTCTTCAACGCTGCTGCAGCATCACCGGGTCCACAGTGGGGAGCGGCCCTACAAGTGCGATGACTGTGGAAAGGCCTTCTCACAGAGCTCCGACCTCATCCGCCACCAGCGGACCCATGCAGCTGGCCGGCGCTGACCTGGGGCCCTGTCAGGGGCGGGGAGGTGCTGGGCAGAAGAGAAGGGGACAGGGAACTAGAGAAATCTTTAGAGACGCTAGTGGAAaagctgaaggagaaaaaaggaattgACGATTCTAGGAGGAGAGGGGGC
This window harbors:
- the ZNF768 gene encoding zinc finger protein 768 isoform X1; translation: MEREASPWGLEPQDVQSPDEMGSPQGSLQGNMSENEEEGISQQEDTGDYEVEEIPFGLEPQSPGFEPQNPEFESQSPRFEPESPGFESHSAGFVPPSPEFAPRSSESDSQSPEFEPQSPRYEPQSPGYEPKSPGYESQSSRYESKSPGYEPQNPVFEPQNPEFKTQSPEFEAQSSRFQEGAEMILNPEEKNPLSIPLGVHPLDSFTQGFGEQPTGGLPLGPPFEMPTGALLASPDFAMLQNPLGLTGTLRGPGRRGGRARGGQGPRPNICGICGKSFGRGSTLIQHQRIHTGEKPYKCEVCSKAFSQSSDLIKHQRTHTGERPYKCPRCGKAFADSSYLLRHQRTHSGQKPYKCPHCGKAFGDSSYLLRHQRTHSHERPYSCPECGKCYSQNSSLRSHQRVHTGQRPFSCGICGKSFSQRSALIPHARSHAREKPFKCPECGKRFGQSSVLAIHARTHLPGRTYSCPDCGKTFNRSSTLIQHQRSHTGERPYRCAVCGKGFCRSSTLLQHHRVHSGERPYKCDDCGKAFSQSSDLIRHQRTHAAGRR
- the ZNF768 gene encoding zinc finger protein 768 isoform X2; amino-acid sequence: MSENEEEGISQQEDTGDYEVEEIPFGLEPQSPGFEPQNPEFESQSPRFEPESPGFESHSAGFVPPSPEFAPRSSESDSQSPEFEPQSPRYEPQSPGYEPKSPGYESQSSRYESKSPGYEPQNPVFEPQNPEFKTQSPEFEAQSSRFQEGAEMILNPEEKNPLSIPLGVHPLDSFTQGFGEQPTGGLPLGPPFEMPTGALLASPDFAMLQNPLGLTGTLRGPGRRGGRARGGQGPRPNICGICGKSFGRGSTLIQHQRIHTGEKPYKCEVCSKAFSQSSDLIKHQRTHTGERPYKCPRCGKAFADSSYLLRHQRTHSGQKPYKCPHCGKAFGDSSYLLRHQRTHSHERPYSCPECGKCYSQNSSLRSHQRVHTGQRPFSCGICGKSFSQRSALIPHARSHAREKPFKCPECGKRFGQSSVLAIHARTHLPGRTYSCPDCGKTFNRSSTLIQHQRSHTGERPYRCAVCGKGFCRSSTLLQHHRVHSGERPYKCDDCGKAFSQSSDLIRHQRTHAAGRR